The Streptomyces sp. NBC_00670 genome window below encodes:
- a CDS encoding M81 family metallopeptidase, with the protein MSETSAAPVTSARPVIAVAGLGIESSTFSPARTEAAAFHPSRGDAIFDRYPFLAPGEELREAADWHGALVGKSLPGGTVTAAAWSALTDELIDRLAALPRLDGLWYDIHGAMTVEGVDDAEAVLLERIRATVGSDVLVSTSMDLHGNVSRELAHRSDLITCYRMAPHEDHLETKERAVRNLVGLLASGGPRPVKAWVPVPVLLAGEQTSTRIEPARSVYAAVDEVEALDGVIDAAIWVGYAWADEPRNRAAVVVTGTDRDAVASGAERLARGFWDARHDFAFVAPTGTFDALLDEALDSPDRPYFISDTGDNPTAGGAGDVTWGLTRLLQRPEFQKDDGPTVLYASVPGPAAVDAAVAAGVGATVTVTAGAEVDDRRAGPVTLTGVVHAIRHGDRDAGTEVVIRVGSVYAILTRLRKPYHHEHDFTDLDLDPRSADLVIVKIGYLEPELFDMAVGWKMALTPGGVDQDLLRLGHRRVRRPLFPFDRDMAEPDLTARIIPASDLPLTGEDE; encoded by the coding sequence ATGTCGGAAACTTCCGCCGCCCCCGTCACCTCCGCCCGCCCCGTCATCGCCGTCGCCGGGCTCGGCATCGAGTCGTCCACCTTCTCCCCGGCCCGCACCGAGGCCGCCGCCTTCCACCCCTCGCGCGGCGACGCAATTTTCGACCGCTACCCCTTCCTCGCCCCGGGCGAGGAGCTGCGCGAGGCGGCCGACTGGCACGGGGCGCTGGTGGGCAAGTCGCTGCCCGGCGGCACCGTCACCGCCGCCGCCTGGTCCGCGCTCACCGACGAGCTCATCGACCGCCTGGCCGCGCTCCCCCGGCTCGACGGCCTCTGGTACGACATCCACGGCGCGATGACCGTGGAGGGCGTCGACGACGCCGAGGCCGTCCTGCTGGAGCGCATCCGCGCCACCGTCGGCTCCGACGTCCTCGTCTCCACCTCCATGGACCTGCACGGCAACGTCTCCCGCGAACTGGCCCACCGCAGCGACCTGATCACGTGTTACCGGATGGCCCCGCACGAGGACCACCTGGAGACCAAGGAGCGCGCCGTGCGCAACCTGGTCGGCCTGCTCGCCTCCGGCGGCCCGCGGCCGGTCAAGGCGTGGGTGCCGGTGCCGGTGCTGCTGGCCGGGGAGCAGACCTCCACCCGCATCGAGCCCGCGCGGAGCGTCTACGCGGCGGTCGACGAGGTCGAGGCCCTGGACGGCGTCATCGACGCGGCGATATGGGTGGGCTACGCCTGGGCCGACGAGCCCCGCAACCGCGCGGCCGTCGTCGTCACCGGAACCGACCGGGACGCCGTGGCATCCGGTGCCGAACGCCTCGCACGCGGCTTCTGGGACGCCCGCCACGACTTCGCCTTCGTCGCCCCCACCGGCACGTTCGACGCCCTCCTCGACGAGGCCCTGGACTCGCCGGACCGGCCGTACTTCATCAGCGACACCGGCGACAATCCGACCGCGGGCGGCGCCGGCGACGTCACCTGGGGCCTGACCCGTCTCCTTCAGCGCCCGGAGTTCCAGAAGGACGACGGTCCGACGGTGCTCTACGCCTCGGTGCCGGGCCCCGCCGCCGTGGACGCCGCCGTCGCCGCCGGGGTGGGAGCCACGGTCACCGTCACCGCCGGGGCGGAGGTGGACGACCGGCGCGCCGGGCCCGTCACCCTCACCGGCGTGGTGCACGCGATCCGGCACGGCGACCGTGACGCCGGGACGGAGGTCGTGATCCGGGTCGGCAGCGTGTACGCGATCCTCACCCGGCTGCGCAAGCCGTACCACCACGAGCACGACTTCACCGACCTGGACCTGGACCCGCGCTCCGCCGACCTCGTCATCGTCAAGATCGGCTATCTGGAGCCGGAACTGTTCGACATGGCCGTGGGCTGGAAGATGGCGCTCACCCCCGGCGGCGTCGACCAGGACCTGCTGCGGCTCGGCCACCGCCGCGTCCGCCGCCCCCTGTTCCCCTTCGACCGCGACATGGCAGAGCCGGACCTGACGGCGCGGATCATCCCGGCCTCCGACCTGCCGCTCACCGGGGAGGACGAGTGA
- a CDS encoding VOC family protein, with protein sequence MRVIAFDHLVLNVADIERSLAFYTGPLGLAPVRVEEWRAGRAPFPSVRISQNSIIDLVEAPAGQPKGSSNVDHLCLVVEPLDWQEVVDSGVFTVLDGPGERFGARGTALSLYVEDPDGNTVELRWYPQDA encoded by the coding sequence ATGCGCGTGATCGCCTTCGACCACCTCGTCCTGAACGTCGCCGACATCGAGCGCTCACTCGCCTTCTACACCGGGCCGCTGGGCCTGGCCCCGGTACGGGTGGAGGAATGGCGGGCGGGCCGGGCGCCGTTCCCCTCCGTGCGGATCAGCCAGAACAGCATCATCGACCTCGTCGAGGCGCCCGCCGGGCAGCCGAAGGGCTCGTCCAACGTCGACCACCTCTGTCTGGTGGTCGAACCGCTCGACTGGCAGGAGGTCGTCGACTCCGGGGTCTTCACCGTGCTGGACGGCCCCGGCGAACGCTTCGGCGCCCGGGGCACGGCCCTCTCCCTCTACGTCGAGGACCCGGACGGCAACACGGTGGAGCTGCGCTGGTATCCGCAGGACGCCTGA
- a CDS encoding LacI family DNA-binding transcriptional regulator, whose product MSRRAPTLEDVAREAGVSRATVSRVVNGIRNVDPAIQDVVRRAIAHTGYAPNRAARSLVTRRAETVALVVSGAGEPPDDTQEAFAARVFTDPFFGRVVAGVVGYLRPHSMYPVLMFADSPQDRHEVLTYLRQGRADGALVVSTHADDPLPALLAEQALPAVLFARPTRQVPLSHVDLDHRAGGRLAAGHLLARGCRRPATVSGPLDVGASRERLAGFREALADAGHETVPVAEGGFTHDSGVAAMARLLAEVPDVDGVFAANDLMAQGACEVLREHGRRVPEDVAVVGFDDSAVARTSRPALTTVRQPVEDMAARMARLLDEHVRGERTEPASVVFAPELVVRDSA is encoded by the coding sequence ATGAGCAGGAGGGCTCCCACGCTGGAGGACGTCGCCCGGGAGGCAGGGGTGTCCCGGGCGACCGTCTCCCGGGTCGTCAACGGCATCCGCAATGTGGACCCGGCGATCCAGGACGTGGTGCGCCGGGCCATCGCACACACCGGCTACGCCCCCAACCGGGCGGCCCGTTCGCTGGTGACGCGGCGCGCCGAGACCGTCGCCCTGGTGGTGTCCGGGGCGGGCGAGCCCCCGGACGACACCCAGGAGGCGTTCGCCGCCCGGGTGTTCACCGATCCCTTCTTCGGCCGGGTGGTGGCCGGCGTCGTCGGCTATCTGCGACCGCACTCGATGTACCCGGTGCTGATGTTCGCCGACTCGCCGCAGGACCGGCACGAGGTGCTGACCTATCTGCGGCAGGGCCGCGCCGACGGCGCCCTCGTCGTCTCCACCCACGCCGACGACCCGCTGCCCGCGCTCCTGGCCGAACAGGCCCTCCCCGCCGTCCTGTTCGCCCGCCCGACGCGCCAGGTGCCGCTCAGCCACGTGGACCTGGACCACCGCGCCGGCGGCCGGCTCGCCGCCGGGCACCTCCTGGCGCGCGGCTGCCGGCGGCCGGCCACCGTGTCCGGGCCGCTGGACGTCGGCGCGAGCCGGGAGCGCCTCGCCGGTTTCCGCGAGGCACTCGCCGACGCGGGACACGAGACGGTCCCCGTCGCGGAGGGCGGCTTCACGCACGACAGCGGCGTCGCCGCCATGGCGCGGCTGCTCGCCGAAGTACCCGACGTGGACGGTGTCTTCGCGGCCAACGACCTGATGGCGCAGGGCGCCTGCGAGGTGCTGCGCGAGCACGGCAGGCGGGTGCCCGAGGACGTCGCCGTGGTCGGGTTCGACGACTCCGCCGTCGCCAGGACGTCCCGCCCCGCGCTGACCACGGTCCGGCAGCCCGTGGAGGACATGGCGGCCCGGATGGCCCGCCTCCTCGACGAGCACGTGCGGGGCGAGCGCACCGAACCGGCGTCGGTGGTCTTCGCCCCGGAGCTGGTCGTGCGCGACTCCGCGTGA
- a CDS encoding DUF1996 domain-containing protein, producing the protein MPRRSKALSGTLIAGALLCATLGAGGIAATAGAAAPGTTAPASHTAAHSGHPGGSSHAMAASMKFTAASPDDPDGDGYIPANPPVTGVTPSTQDPPHRYFHEFQANCGVTHTAPDDPIVFPQQPGKSHDHTFMGNTTTDAYSSTASLAAGGTTCKAPGDLSGYWMPTLLNDGKPVLPVGPQTIYYKAGVTDYTSVRPFPKGLRFVVGSPMQSAAEFRDHPGFVEGWECGDSYFNTEFPASCPSRADVQLNIRFQAPSCWDGTYLDTPDHKSHMAYPVVKPGTNDNVCPADHPVALPMIEFKMAFPVNGDMSRVTLASGSGHSFHYDFFNAWDDATLKALVDHCLVGGLQCDARGYDQTHPEAGAALDENYRLP; encoded by the coding sequence ATGCCACGCAGATCCAAGGCCCTCTCCGGAACGCTGATCGCGGGCGCGCTGCTGTGCGCCACGCTCGGCGCCGGCGGCATCGCCGCGACCGCCGGGGCGGCGGCCCCCGGCACGACGGCCCCCGCGTCGCACACCGCTGCCCACTCGGGTCATCCCGGCGGCTCGAGCCATGCCATGGCCGCGTCCATGAAGTTCACCGCGGCCTCCCCGGACGACCCCGACGGCGACGGCTACATCCCGGCGAACCCGCCGGTCACCGGTGTCACCCCGTCGACGCAGGACCCGCCGCACCGCTACTTCCACGAGTTCCAGGCCAACTGCGGCGTCACCCACACCGCTCCCGACGACCCGATCGTCTTCCCGCAGCAGCCGGGCAAGTCCCATGACCACACGTTCATGGGCAACACCACCACCGACGCCTACAGTTCGACCGCCTCGCTGGCCGCGGGCGGCACCACCTGCAAGGCACCCGGCGACCTCTCCGGCTACTGGATGCCCACCCTGCTGAACGACGGCAAGCCGGTGCTGCCGGTCGGCCCCCAGACGATCTACTACAAGGCCGGAGTCACCGACTACACCAGCGTCCGTCCCTTCCCCAAGGGCCTGCGGTTCGTGGTCGGCAGCCCGATGCAGAGTGCCGCCGAGTTCCGCGACCACCCCGGCTTCGTCGAGGGCTGGGAGTGCGGTGACAGCTACTTCAACACCGAGTTCCCGGCGAGCTGCCCGAGCCGCGCCGACGTCCAGCTCAACATCCGCTTCCAGGCGCCCAGTTGCTGGGACGGCACGTACCTGGACACGCCCGATCACAAGAGTCACATGGCCTATCCGGTGGTCAAGCCCGGCACCAACGACAACGTCTGCCCCGCCGACCACCCCGTGGCGCTGCCCATGATCGAGTTCAAGATGGCGTTCCCGGTCAACGGCGACATGTCACGGGTCACGCTGGCCAGCGGCTCCGGGCACAGCTTCCACTACGACTTCTTCAACGCCTGGGACGACGCCACGCTGAAGGCCCTGGTCGACCACTGCCTCGTCGGCGGACTGCAGTGCGACGCACGCGGCTACGACCAGACGCACCCGGAGGCGGGAGCGGCGCTCGACGAGAACTACCGGCTCCCGTAA
- a CDS encoding copper homeostasis protein CutC: protein MSLEIAVTSPAGARTARAHGADRVELCTGLELGGLTPSAATVEAAAAVGPPVQALVRCRPGDFVYDAEEIALMVAEVRSVVASGAAGVVVGALTAEGVLDTDAVARLADAAHDRGGSVEVTLHRAVDQSADPVATAALLLPLGVTRVLGSGGAATAAEGLTTLAGMVAAAPGLEVMAGGGVRVEDIPALVGAGVAAVHLSAKARAEPRRAGAWTPLGAAGTSPDEDTHFVTDPALVAAARRALDGAARAR from the coding sequence GTGTCTCTGGAGATCGCCGTCACCTCCCCGGCCGGTGCCCGGACCGCCCGCGCGCACGGCGCCGACCGTGTCGAGCTGTGCACCGGGCTCGAACTGGGCGGTCTGACACCGTCGGCGGCCACGGTGGAGGCGGCCGCGGCCGTCGGACCACCGGTGCAGGCCCTGGTGCGGTGCCGCCCCGGCGACTTCGTGTACGACGCGGAGGAGATCGCCCTCATGGTCGCCGAGGTCCGCTCCGTCGTCGCGTCCGGCGCGGCCGGAGTGGTCGTCGGCGCGCTCACCGCCGAGGGCGTCCTCGACACCGATGCCGTCGCCCGCCTCGCCGACGCCGCCCACGACCGGGGAGGCTCCGTCGAGGTCACCCTGCACCGGGCGGTCGACCAGTCCGCCGACCCGGTCGCCACCGCCGCACTGCTGCTCCCGCTCGGTGTCACCCGGGTGCTCGGCTCGGGGGGTGCGGCCACCGCCGCGGAGGGGCTGACCACGCTCGCCGGGATGGTCGCCGCGGCCCCCGGGCTGGAGGTCATGGCGGGCGGCGGCGTGCGCGTCGAGGACATCCCCGCGCTGGTCGGCGCGGGGGTCGCGGCGGTGCACCTCTCGGCCAAGGCCCGCGCCGAGCCCCGCCGCGCGGGCGCCTGGACTCCGCTCGGCGCCGCGGGGACCTCCCCCGACGAGGACACCCACTTCGTCACCGACCCCGCCCTCGTGGCGGCGGCCCGACGGGCGCTGGACGGGGCGGCGCGGGCGCGGTGA
- a CDS encoding LysR family transcriptional regulator has translation MDLQQMRYVVAVAETGGFTRAAERCHVVQSALSHQVAKLERELGARLFERTSRRVRLTPAGEAFLPAARQALEAAGRARAEVAAAAGEIRGTLTLGSIPTVAAVDLPAVLRDYRLRYPHVRISLRTGSSERFVEQVRDGTLDAALLGVPSGFRPRGVRDRELGQGRHVAVVAPGHPLAAEGEVDLHRLADEVFVDFADGSAARAQSDRAFAAAGLRREVAFEVSGVELMVRMVRHGLGIALLPEPFTAELHGVRCVALTDGPVRVEHLIWSRLPPPPAAAAFLALLDTGTPPAPH, from the coding sequence ATGGACCTCCAGCAGATGCGCTACGTCGTGGCGGTCGCCGAGACCGGCGGCTTCACCCGCGCCGCCGAGCGGTGCCACGTCGTGCAGTCCGCGCTCAGCCACCAAGTGGCGAAACTGGAGCGGGAGTTGGGTGCCCGGCTGTTCGAGCGGACCAGCCGCCGGGTGCGGCTCACCCCCGCCGGTGAGGCCTTCCTGCCGGCCGCCCGGCAGGCCCTGGAGGCGGCCGGGCGCGCCCGTGCGGAGGTGGCTGCGGCCGCCGGCGAGATACGCGGCACGCTCACCCTCGGCTCCATCCCCACCGTCGCGGCCGTCGACCTCCCGGCGGTGCTCCGCGACTACCGGCTGCGCTATCCGCACGTCCGGATCAGCCTGCGCACGGGCTCCAGCGAGCGGTTCGTCGAGCAGGTGCGCGACGGCACACTCGACGCGGCACTGCTCGGCGTACCGTCGGGATTCCGGCCGCGGGGCGTGCGGGACCGGGAGCTCGGCCAGGGCCGGCACGTCGCCGTGGTCGCCCCCGGCCATCCGCTGGCGGCGGAGGGCGAGGTGGACCTGCACCGCCTCGCCGACGAGGTGTTCGTGGACTTCGCCGACGGCAGCGCCGCCCGCGCCCAGTCGGACCGGGCCTTCGCGGCGGCGGGCCTGCGGCGCGAGGTCGCCTTCGAGGTGTCCGGCGTCGAACTCATGGTCCGCATGGTCCGCCACGGCCTCGGCATCGCCCTGCTGCCCGAGCCGTTCACCGCCGAACTGCACGGTGTGCGGTGCGTCGCGCTCACCGACGGCCCGGTACGCGTCGAACACCTCATCTGGAGCCGCCTGCCACCGCCGCCCGCTGCCGCCGCGTTCCTCGCACTGCTGGACACCGGCACACCGCCCGCACCGCACTGA
- a CDS encoding ROK family protein — MKGNSPLAARVLELVASGQASSRAELAALLGAAPSTISLTVGQLVERGLIAEEGTHSSTGGRPRKVLRLGGTDEFAVAADLGGRHARIGAVLPGGRLDRVTTVPFVIADGPEEALPRLADTLQALAEEQGLDRLCGVGLSLPGPVDARSRTVMLPSRMPGWNRFPVADWLRDRFGVATAVENDANCMAMGEHTVRPAEHRQSIMVKIGSAIGAGVIVDGHLYRGATGAAGDITHIRIDGAADIPCSCGKTGCLETVASGAALVRILRERGADVDSPEDVVRLAADADPEATRAVRRAGEHLGQVLAANVNFFNPDAVYLGGILSTLEPFVAAVRSRLYESCHPLVTEHLTIERARLGADAGVVGAGQFALQRAMADALRGFGAGGSGTGRPDRLAPRIP, encoded by the coding sequence GTGAAGGGGAACTCCCCGCTCGCCGCCCGGGTCCTGGAGCTCGTGGCCTCGGGCCAGGCCTCCTCACGCGCGGAACTCGCCGCCCTGCTCGGCGCGGCCCCCTCGACCATCTCCCTCACCGTGGGGCAGTTGGTGGAGCGCGGGCTGATCGCGGAGGAGGGCACCCACTCGTCCACCGGCGGGCGTCCGCGCAAGGTGCTGCGCCTCGGCGGGACCGACGAGTTCGCGGTCGCCGCCGACCTCGGCGGCCGGCACGCCCGGATCGGCGCGGTGCTGCCCGGCGGCCGGCTCGACCGGGTCACCACCGTGCCGTTCGTCATCGCCGACGGCCCCGAGGAGGCGCTGCCGCGGCTCGCGGACACGCTTCAGGCGCTGGCGGAGGAGCAGGGCCTCGACCGGCTGTGCGGTGTCGGACTCTCGCTGCCCGGACCGGTCGACGCCCGGTCCAGGACCGTCATGCTGCCCTCCCGGATGCCGGGCTGGAACCGCTTCCCCGTCGCCGACTGGCTGCGCGACCGCTTCGGCGTGGCGACCGCCGTGGAGAACGACGCCAACTGCATGGCGATGGGCGAACACACCGTGCGGCCCGCCGAACACCGCCAGTCGATCATGGTGAAGATCGGCTCGGCGATCGGCGCCGGTGTCATCGTCGACGGCCACCTCTACCGGGGCGCCACCGGCGCCGCCGGCGACATCACCCACATCCGCATCGACGGCGCCGCCGACATCCCCTGCTCCTGCGGCAAGACGGGCTGTCTGGAGACGGTGGCCTCCGGGGCGGCGCTGGTGCGCATCCTGCGCGAGCGCGGCGCCGACGTCGACAGCCCCGAGGACGTGGTGCGGCTCGCCGCCGACGCCGACCCCGAGGCGACGCGCGCGGTGCGCCGGGCCGGGGAGCACCTCGGTCAGGTCCTCGCCGCCAACGTCAACTTCTTCAACCCGGACGCCGTGTACCTGGGCGGCATCCTCTCCACCCTGGAGCCCTTCGTCGCCGCCGTCCGCAGCCGGCTCTACGAGAGCTGCCATCCGCTGGTCACCGAGCACCTCACCATCGAACGCGCCCGCCTCGGCGCGGACGCCGGTGTCGTCGGCGCCGGACAGTTCGCGCTCCAGCGCGCGATGGCCGACGCCCTGCGCGGCTTCGGCGCCGGCGGATCCGGCACCGGGCGGCCCGACCGCCTCGCGCCCCGCATCCCCTGA
- a CDS encoding discoidin domain-containing protein, whose product MTPPRTRTRRLLTPLTVGALLAGALAALPATAAHAAGSVVKVTGSQGHWQLTVDGSPYQVKGLTWGPAVADAEKYLPDLRSMGVNTIRTWGTDASSKPLFDAAAAHGIKVVAGFWLQPGGGPGSGGCVDYLTDTSYKNQVLEEFPQWARTYKDNPGVLMWDVGNESVLGLQNCYSGAELERQRDAYTTLVNDITKKIHAVDPNHPVTSTDAWVGAWPYYRKNAPDLDLYAVNSYNGVCDVKAAWEQGGYTKPYLVTETGPAGEWEVPDDANGVPQEPGDRAKADGYTRAWGCVTGHEGVALGATMFHYGTEYDFGGIWFNLLPAGQKRLSYYAVKRAYGKDTSHDNTPPVIGDLSVEGGAGAVPAGRAVTLDVRASDPDGDPITYEVLDNSNYLDGSKQLNSLLFTSPGTGRLTFTAPDRPGVWKVYVKATDGHGNVGVETRSIRVVPPEVGGTNLALRRPATASSFQPSYGDCPCTAANAVDGDPATRWASDWSDPQWLQVDVGTRTSFRHVQLVWESSYAKAYTVQTSDDGQSWRTVRTVTDGNGGVDDFDVTGTGRYVRVNGTARGTGYGYSLYEFGVYA is encoded by the coding sequence GTGACCCCACCACGCACCCGTACCCGCCGCCTCCTGACCCCCCTCACCGTCGGCGCCCTCCTGGCCGGCGCCCTGGCGGCACTCCCCGCGACCGCGGCGCACGCCGCCGGCAGCGTCGTCAAGGTGACCGGCTCCCAGGGACACTGGCAGCTCACCGTCGACGGAAGCCCGTACCAGGTCAAGGGCCTCACCTGGGGCCCGGCCGTCGCCGACGCCGAGAAGTACCTGCCCGATCTGCGGTCCATGGGCGTCAACACGATCCGCACCTGGGGCACCGACGCCTCCAGCAAGCCCCTGTTCGACGCCGCCGCCGCGCACGGCATCAAGGTCGTCGCCGGGTTCTGGCTCCAGCCCGGCGGCGGCCCCGGCTCCGGCGGCTGCGTCGACTACCTCACCGACACCTCGTACAAGAACCAGGTGCTCGAGGAGTTCCCCCAGTGGGCGCGGACCTACAAGGACAACCCCGGCGTCCTGATGTGGGACGTCGGCAACGAGTCCGTGCTCGGTCTGCAGAACTGCTACAGCGGGGCCGAACTGGAGCGTCAGCGCGACGCCTACACCACCCTCGTCAACGACATCACCAAGAAGATCCACGCCGTCGACCCCAACCACCCGGTCACCTCCACCGACGCCTGGGTCGGCGCCTGGCCGTACTACAGGAAGAACGCGCCCGACCTCGACCTGTACGCCGTCAACTCCTACAACGGTGTCTGCGACGTCAAGGCCGCCTGGGAGCAAGGGGGTTACACCAAGCCCTACCTCGTCACCGAGACCGGTCCGGCAGGGGAGTGGGAGGTGCCCGACGACGCCAACGGCGTCCCGCAGGAGCCGGGCGACCGGGCCAAGGCCGACGGCTACACCAGGGCGTGGGGCTGCGTCACCGGACACGAGGGCGTCGCGCTCGGCGCCACCATGTTCCACTACGGCACCGAGTACGACTTCGGCGGCATCTGGTTCAACCTGCTGCCCGCCGGGCAGAAGCGGCTGTCGTACTACGCGGTGAAGCGGGCCTACGGCAAGGACACCTCACACGACAACACCCCGCCCGTCATCGGCGACCTGTCCGTCGAGGGCGGCGCGGGCGCGGTGCCGGCCGGACGCGCGGTGACCCTGGACGTCCGGGCGAGCGACCCCGACGGCGATCCGATCACCTACGAGGTCCTGGACAACAGCAACTACCTCGACGGCAGCAAGCAGTTGAACTCCCTGCTGTTCACCAGCCCGGGCACGGGACGGCTCACGTTCACGGCACCCGACCGGCCGGGCGTGTGGAAGGTGTACGTCAAGGCGACCGACGGACACGGCAACGTCGGCGTCGAGACCCGCTCCATCCGCGTCGTCCCGCCCGAGGTCGGCGGTACCAACCTGGCACTGCGCAGGCCCGCCACCGCCTCCTCCTTCCAGCCGAGCTACGGCGACTGCCCCTGCACGGCCGCCAACGCGGTCGACGGCGACCCCGCCACCCGGTGGGCCAGCGACTGGAGCGACCCGCAGTGGCTCCAGGTCGACGTCGGCACCCGCACCTCGTTCCGGCACGTACAACTGGTGTGGGAGTCCTCCTACGCCAAGGCGTACACCGTCCAGACCTCCGACGACGGACAGTCGTGGCGGACCGTGCGCACGGTGACGGACGGCAACGGCGGCGTCGACGACTTCGACGTCACCGGCACCGGCCGCTACGTCCGCGTCAACGGCACGGCACGCGGCACCGGCTACGGCTACTCGCTGTACGAGTTCGGCGTCTACGCCTGA
- a CDS encoding maltokinase N-terminal cap-like domain-containing protein: MSVIHRTTLTPTKLELLISWLPTRPWYQRGTSEPELAKAGGFRLDDPEGEVGIEFMVVTDTDTDTDTDSAHQVTYLVPLTYRGAPLDGAEHALLGTTEHGVLGRRWVYDGCHDPVLVRQLTALLEGRAQPQMQSVSDTADPDVLVSHTADRPLPADFTVTDEPERTVLTAPRGTTLHLHRVLRPTPAESPSAFPEAAGHVTAGWQPPNGDPVRGVFAVLYDRP; encoded by the coding sequence ATGTCCGTCATCCATCGCACCACCCTCACCCCCACCAAGCTGGAACTGCTCATCTCCTGGCTGCCCACCCGGCCCTGGTACCAACGAGGCACTTCCGAGCCGGAGTTGGCGAAGGCCGGCGGCTTCCGGCTGGACGATCCGGAGGGCGAGGTCGGCATCGAGTTCATGGTGGTCACCGACACCGACACCGACACCGACACCGACAGCGCGCACCAGGTCACCTACCTGGTGCCGCTCACCTACCGCGGTGCCCCGCTCGACGGCGCGGAGCACGCCCTCCTCGGCACCACCGAACACGGAGTGCTCGGACGGCGCTGGGTGTACGACGGCTGTCACGACCCCGTACTGGTCCGCCAGTTGACGGCGCTGCTCGAAGGGCGGGCGCAGCCGCAGATGCAGAGCGTCAGCGACACCGCCGACCCGGACGTCCTCGTCTCCCACACCGCCGACAGGCCCCTCCCCGCCGACTTCACCGTCACCGACGAACCGGAGCGGACCGTACTGACCGCGCCGCGGGGCACGACGCTGCACCTGCACCGGGTACTGCGGCCCACCCCGGCCGAGTCGCCCTCCGCGTTCCCGGAGGCGGCCGGTCACGTCACCGCGGGCTGGCAGCCGCCGAACGGCGATCCCGTCCGGGGGGTGTTCGCCGTGCTGTACGACAGGCCGTAG